A single Hippocampus zosterae strain Florida chromosome 17, ASM2543408v3, whole genome shotgun sequence DNA region contains:
- the LOC127590178 gene encoding mitochondrial import inner membrane translocase subunit TIM16-like isoform X4, translated as MAKYLAQVIVMGVQVVGRAFARALQQEYAASQAAARARSSAGQHSAAATSISGMSLQEAQQILNVSKLEPGEIQKNYEHLFKVNDKSVGGSFYLQSKVVRAKERLDEELNIEAQEQQRQQQKHESQQNTET; from the exons ATG GCAAAGTATTTGGCGCAAGTCATCGTGATGGGCGTTCAGGTGGTGGGCCGTGCTTTCGCTCGGGCATTACAGCAAGAATATGCAG CGAGTCAGGCGGCAGCACGGGCACGAAGCAGCGCTGGTCAGCATTCTGCCGCTGCCACCAGCATTTCTGGGATGAGCTTACAAGAGGCTCAGCAGATTCTCAACGTCTCCAAGCTTGAGCCAGGAGAAATCCAgaag AACTACGAACATCTCTTCAAAGTCAACGACAAGTCTGTGGGCGGTTCATTTTACTTACAGTCAAAA GTGGTGCGAGCTAAAGAGCGTCTAGATGAGGAACTAAATATTGAAGCGCAAGAACAGCAACGGCAGCAACAAAAGCATGAATCGCAGCAAAACACGGAAACGTGA